The nucleotide window TTCGAACGTCCCAGACTTTCAAAGTCGTATCCTTTGAGCAAGAAACGAGTAATCTGCAATCTGAAGACCATGCCACTTGGTACACACTTGCGACGTGCCCTCTGAAAGTGGCAATAAATTTACCGTCTCTACCGTCCCATAATTTAATAGAATTGTCGAACGAGGCGGAGACAATTGATCTGCCATCGGGACTGAATGCCACATGGTTGACCAGTTTTTGGTGACCTGTCATTCGCGCCAGTGGTTTGCTTGACTTCAACGGGTTCCAGAGGAACATCGTAAAATCATCGCTTGCTGTCACCATCAGTTCTTCAACTTGACCATTTTTCTTAACGACCTTTTCATAGTTTTCTAATGCTTTATTTCTAGCTTCTTCGGGGCTTTCAGGCTTCTTACCTGTGTGATCAAATGGGCCTACTCTTAAAGCGTAATCTGTAGACAAAGATAGATGGTTAACCCAATGGGCATGCGATTTGAGTATATTGATACATCTTGCCCCAGCTTTCATATCCCAGACTCTGATAGTTTTGTCGTGTGAGCCTGTATATAACATACCCTGCCCTCCCCATTTAACACAGGACACAGAATTCGTATGCCCGCTCAGGGTGTGGGTACAAACTCTTCTTGTCGTGTCCCAGATTTTCACGGTTCCATCTTTGGAAGCACTAGCCAATTTGGGACTCTCACCTGGTTTTACTATGTGGAAAGGTTCCCAAGTTAGAGATGTTATCCATTTTAAATGCCCTCTTAAAGCATCACCATGTGGCTTTCCTGTCACCGCATCCCACAGTCTTACGGTGTTATCCATTGAACCAGTCGCAACCAGTGCACCATCGGGAGACCAAGAGACACAAAGGACCCAATTTGCATGCCCCTTCAAGGTAATCATTGGAGTTTGAGTGTCACAGTCCCAAATACGAGCAGTATTGTCACCTGCGCCAGTCACCATTCTAGAGCTGGTATTTGGCGCAAAGGCAGAACAAAGAATTGTGGATCCATGTCCCGCAATTGCAGATGAGCTTCTCGTTATAGGTTTTACCTTAAACACTGCTTTTGGTGAGAATATCAAGGTGATTTGGTCTTCAGTGGTGTTATAGCCTGGCCTTAAAAGCGATGAGTATATGTTATCGGCAATATCAATTGTTCGAATTggatcatttttttttttacctGGCACACTGCAACTGAACGTATATGGAACGGGATCGGCCGAAGTACCACTCAACTGATTCAATAATTCTTCGAGCTGTTTTTCAGTAATGCCTCCTGGAACTCTTAAAGAACCTCCAACATTTTC belongs to Zygotorulaspora mrakii chromosome 1, complete sequence and includes:
- the RSA4 gene encoding Rsa4p (similar to Saccharomyces cerevisiae RSA4 (YCR072C); ancestral locus Anc_6.340) translates to MSTQLPPASKKQKREAKAPREVGIIPSDLPNVSIRFEALDTGENVGGSLRVPGGITEKQLEELLNQLSGTSADPVPYTFSCSVPGKKKNDPIRTIDIADNIYSSLLRPGYNTTEDQITLIFSPKAVFKVKPITRSSSAIAGHGSTILCSAFAPNTSSRMVTGAGDNTARIWDCDTQTPMITLKGHANWVLCVSWSPDGALVATGSMDNTVRLWDAVTGKPHGDALRGHLKWITSLTWEPFHIVKPGESPKLASASKDGTVKIWDTTRRVCTHTLSGHTNSVSCVKWGGQGMLYTGSHDKTIRVWDMKAGARCINILKSHAHWVNHLSLSTDYALRVGPFDHTGKKPESPEEARNKALENYEKVVKKNGQVEELMVTASDDFTMFLWNPLKSSKPLARMTGHQKLVNHVAFSPDGRSIVSASFDNSIKLWDGRDGKFIATFRGHVASVYQVAWSSDCRLLVSCSKDTTLKVWDVRTKKLSVDLPGHQDEVFTVDWSVDGKRVCSGGKDKMVRLWTH